One part of the Magallana gigas chromosome 5, xbMagGiga1.1, whole genome shotgun sequence genome encodes these proteins:
- the LOC105348115 gene encoding uncharacterized protein has product MDMDTYTDTDTDTDMDMDVDVDMDKDIDLASSDSDSYGTSDPSGSEPGSDLDENGAEESAAKRKRGRPVGSVRRRSESPTEDFQVKAPRKKKMMAIEFLVAVMCCAAMCLGGISQELMVASRENVQSLSNTERKQWLLDYFWSHSNYDEESKKWKFLYIIGTVGVCCSAFRQILGIPSTTFYAVRRMFLNKQRVIINRKERQRMTKSKSAVEWLKYYATSFGEKLPNTCQIHLPPCSTKLHVYERMVSESQVEFPEPISYSHFLRLWREEASYIAIPKHNRFSKCDTCTLIKTKLGETRDPAKRAILIEKREKHLRLQNMERQKYYKHQTKAKLHSSKYLSIIIDGMDQSKTQIPHFVHASKFTSSMWRLRVHLVGVILHGIGVYGFFDLFEYSHSTNLTLSVLLSIFYMLKESLPDVLYLQMDNCARENKNRYVLAFMAYLVERKIFRKVKISFLMVGHTHEDVDQVFSKFSHWLIRHAATTLEKLMTGFEKCFSPRPTSIRTSDVYNITEWLTPHINAIKNHSRPHVFKITSDESGKARLFWKEWSTDKKWNETTEYILKSDVEGEPDIVVPSFDEIHDNIDRLENDVKTSFKYFAKEEDKEWWNCFFRNYDAPNDTNPSWSLEDLVAEKRKKHSHASEEELGDPFTFHLQEETPIPPVVIGKGSSASKPRAVSNDDFVLVDIPKYAGEWPQLCQVINVAGDQFTVHWYRGSRTTAWTPCKRRIQGTRGKQEAWTEIINKQQIWSSAFKLTPSGHIPKKIRDELESYEHY; this is encoded by the exons ATGGATATGGATACGTACACGGACACAGACACGGACACCGACATGGACATGGACGTGGACGTGGATATGGACAAAGACATCg ATCTAGCCTCTTCCGACAGTGACAGTTATGGAACATCAGATCCATCAGGAAGTGAACCAG GCTCGGATTTGGATGAAAATGGGGCTGAAGAAAGTGCAGcaaaaa GAAAGCGTGGTAGACCGGTGGGATCAGTGCGCCGAAGATCGGAATCCCCTACTGAAGATTTTCAag TGAAAGCACCTAGGAAGAAGAAAATGATGGCTATAGAGTTCCTTGTTGCAGTCATGTGCTGTGCTGCCATGTGTCTGGGAGGTATCTCTCAAGAACTCATGGTGGCCAGCAGAGAAAATGTCCAATCCCTTTCTAACACCGAAAGGAAGCAGTGGCTCCTAGATTACTTTTGGAGCCATTCAaa TTATGATGAAGAATCAAAGAAATGGAAATTCCTATACATAATTGGAACAGTCGGCGTCTGCTGTAGTGCATTCAGACAAATCCTGGGCATTCCGTCTACGACATTTTATGCAGTCCGGAGGATGTTTTTGA ATAAACAAAGGGTAATAATCAACAGGAAGGAGAGACAAAGGATGACAAAATCAAAGTCGGCTGTCGAGTGGTTGAAATATTACGCAACCAGCTTCGGGGAGAAATTACCAAACACTTGTCAGATACATTTGCCCCCATGTTCAACCAAATTACATGTGTATGAAAGGATGGTATCAGAATCTCAAGTGGAGTTTCCTGAACCTATTTCATATTCTCATTTCTTGAGATTGTGGAGGGAAGAGGCTTCATATATAGCCATTCCCAAG CACAACAGATTTTCGAAATGCGACACATGTACTTTAATAAAGACCAAACTAGGAGAAACACGAGATCCTGCAAAGAGAGCAATTCTGATTGAGAAAAGAGAAAAACATCTTCGATTACAAAA CATGGAAAGACAAAAATATTACAAGCACCAGACCAAAGCAAAGCTCCATTCATCTAAGTATCTTTCCATCATAATTGATGGAATGGATCAGAGCAAAACACAAATTCCACACTTTGTGCATGCCAGTAAATTTACCTCTAGCATGTGGAGGTTGCGTGTGCACTTGGTTGGTGTTATATTACATGGGATAGGTGTATATGGCTTTTTCGATCTATTTGAATACAGCCACTCAACCAATCTAACATTATCTGTTCTTTTGAGCATATTTTATATGCTCAAAGAATCTCTACCTGATGTATTATACTTACAAATGGACAATTGCGCaagggaaaataaaaacag GTATGTGTTGGCTTTTATGGCCTACCTGGTAGAGAGGAAGATATTTAGGAAAGTGAAAATATCTTTTCTAATGGTGGGTCACACTCACGAGGATGTAGACCAGGTGTTCTCCAA ATTTAGTCACTGGTTGATTCGCCATGCAGCGACCACCTTAGAAAAGTTGATGACGGGGTTTGAGAAATGTTTCTCCCCCAGACCAACCAGCATCCGAACTTCTGATGTGTACAACATTACAGAATGGCTGACCCCacacattaatgcaataaagaATCACTCTCGACCCCATGTCTTTAAGATAACATCGGACGAGTCTGGCAAGGCTAGACTCTTTTGGAAAGAATGGTCCACGGACAAG AAATGGAATGAGACTACCGAATACATCCTAAAATCTGATGTGGAGGGTGAACCTGACATCGTTGTCCCCTCCTTTGACGAAATACATGACAATATCGACAGACTTGAAAACGATGTTAAGACCAGTTTTAAGTATTTCGCAAAGGAGGAGGACAAGGAATGGTGGAATTGCTTTTTCCGAAATTATGATGCCCCCAATG ACACCAATCCATCATGGTCGTTAGAGGACCTTGTTGCAGAAAAACGAA AGAAACACTCACATGCAAGTGAAGAAGAGTTAGGGGATCCATTCACATTTCATTTACAAGAAGAAACCCCCATACCGCCA GTTGTTATCGGCAAAGGCAGTTCCGCTTCAAAACCCAGGGCTGTCAGTAATGACGACTTTGTCCTGGTGGACATACCGAAATATGCCGGCGAGTGGCCCCAGCTGTGTCAAGTAATCAATGTGGCTGGAGACCAATTCACAGTACATTGGTATAGAGGTTCAAGAACTACCGCCTGGACTCCATGCAAAAGAAGAATTCAAGGAACCCGAGGAAAGCAAGAGGCATGGACAGAGATAATTAACAAACAACAGATATGGTCCTCAGCTTTCAAACTTACACCTTCGGGACATATTCCCAAAAAGATAAGAGACGAACTAGAGTCGTATGAACATTAttaa